A genomic region of Thunnus albacares chromosome 4, fThuAlb1.1, whole genome shotgun sequence contains the following coding sequences:
- the rpl29 gene encoding 60S ribosomal protein L29 has product MAKSKNHTTHNQSRKAHRNGIKKPTSQRYESLKGVDPKFLRNMRFAKKHNKKGAKAAQKAQAK; this is encoded by the exons ATGGCCAAGTCCAAGAACCACACAACCCACAACCAGT CTCGGAAAGCCCACAGGAATGGCATCAAGAAGCCCACATCTCAGCGCTATGAGTCACTGAAGGGG GTGGACCCTAAGTTCCTGAGGAACATGCGCTTCGCCAAGAAGCACAACAAGAAGGGCGCAAAGGCAGCACAGAAGGCACAAGCGAAATAA